A single window of Pseudophryne corroboree isolate aPseCor3 chromosome 5, aPseCor3.hap2, whole genome shotgun sequence DNA harbors:
- the ELOC gene encoding elongin-C, producing MDGEEKTFGGCEGPDAMYVKLISSDGHEFIVKREHALTSGTIKAMLSGPGQFAENETNEVNFREIPSHVLSKVCMYFTYKVRYTNSSTEIPEFPIAPEIALELLMAANFLDC from the exons ATGG ATGGTGAAGAGAAGACCTTTGGCGGCTGTGAGGGGCCTGATGCTATGTATGTGAAGTTGATTTCATCTGATGGCCATGAGTTTATTGTTAAACGTGAACACGCGCTGACCTCTGGAACCATAAAAGCCATGCTGAGTGGCCCAG GTCAGTTTGCTGAAAATGAAACTAATGAAGTGAATTTCCGAGAAATCCCCTCCCATGTTCTGTCAAAAGTGTGCATGTATTTTACGTATAAAGTTCGTTATACAAACAGTTCTACGGAAATCCCTGAATTCCCTATTGCTCCGGAGATTGCGCTGGAGCTCCTGATGGCTGCAAACTTCCTAGACTGTTAA